One window from the genome of Cryptomeria japonica chromosome 6, Sugi_1.0, whole genome shotgun sequence encodes:
- the LOC131064174 gene encoding heat stress transcription factor A-2-like — translation MEGHSPKPFLTKIYAIVEDPSTDSVVSWNAGNNSFLVKDPHHFSLHLLPRYFKHYNFSSFVRQLNTYGFRKVDPDRWEFVHECFLRGQKHLLNAIRRRRSIRQLGPKYDLKEDLQRLNEDEDADAILMEVVQLKKEQESIDRELEEMQRRFAFTEKTPQQMMSSFQAVIHNLNPTVQMLQTSEFDGCKKRKLLPMAHNQKRKITRPKSGLDCTKSLMDPGMSSKSSITGGFEDFVPVMD, via the exons ATGGAAGGACACAGCCCAAAGCCATTTCTAACAAAGATATACGCCATTGTTGAGGACCCTTCAACTGACAGTGTTGTCTCATGGAATGCAGGAAATAACAGTTTTCTGGTGAAAGATCCCCACCATTTCTCTCTTCATTTGCTCCCTCGCTACTTCAAACACTACAACTTCTCTAGTTTCGTTCGACAGCTCAACACATAT GGATTTCGTAAAGTGGATCCTGATAGATGGGAATTTGTGCACGAATGCTTTCTTCGAGGCCAAAAGCACTTACTCAATGCAATTCGTCGAAGGAGGTCCATTCGTCAGTTGGGTCCCAAATATGATTTGAAAGAGGATTTACAGAGGCTTAACGAGGACGAGGACGCTGACGCCATTCTTATGGAGGTTGTTCAACTGAAGAAGGAGCAGGAAAGTATTGATAGAGAACTCGAAGAAATGCAGAGGCGTTTTGCTTTCACAGAGAAAACACCTCAGCAGATGATGTCCTCCTTCCAAGCCGTCATTCATAATCTGAATCCCACTGTTCAAATGCTCCAAACCAGCGAGTTCGATGGTTGTAAAAAGAGAAAACTATTGCCAATGGCGCATAACCAGAAGCGGAAGATAACAAGGCCTAAATCGGGCTTGGACTGTACAAAGAGTTTGATGGATCCTGGGATGAGTAGTAAATCATCGATTACAGGTGGGTTTGAAGATTTTGTGCCTGTGATGGACTGA